The Zalophus californianus isolate mZalCal1 chromosome 7, mZalCal1.pri.v2, whole genome shotgun sequence genome includes a region encoding these proteins:
- the GUCA1A gene encoding guanylyl cyclase-activating protein 1 isoform X2 — MGNVMDGKSVEELSSTECHQWYKKFMTECPSGQLTLYEFRQFFGLKNLSPSASQYVEQMFETFDFNKDGHIDFMEYVAALSLVLKGKVEQKLRWYFKLYDVDGNGCIDRDELLTIIRAIRAINPCSDSTMSAEEFTDTVFSKIDVNGDGELSLEEFIEGVQKDQMLLDTLTRSLDLTRIVRRLQNGEQEEGGEGAGGRETEAAS; from the exons ATGGGCAATGTGATGGACGGGAAGTCGGTGGAGGAGCTGAGCAGCACCGAGTGCCACCAGTGGTACAAGAAGTTCATGACCGAGTGCCCCTCCGGCCAGCTCACCCTCTACGAGTTCCGTCAGTTCTTCGGCCTCAAGAACCTGAGCCCGTCCGCCAGCCAGTATGTGGAGCAGATGTTTGAGACCTTTGACTTCAACAAA GACGGCCACATCGATTTCATGGAGTACGTGGCTGCGCTCAGCCTGGTCCTCAAAGGGAAGGTAGAACAGAAGCTGCGCTGGTATTTCAAGCTCTACGACGTCGATGGCAACGGATGCATCGACCGCGACGAGCTGCTCACCATCATCCGG GCCATCCGGGCCATTAACCCCTGCAGCGACTCGACCATGAGTGCCGAAGAGTTCACCGATACAGTGTTCTCCAAGATTGATGTCAATGGGGACG GGGAACTCTCCCTGGAGGAGTTCATCGAGGGCGTCCAGAAGGACCAGATGCTCCTGGACACGCTGACACGGAGCCTGGACCTCACCCGCATCGTGCGCAGGCTCCAGAATGGCGAGCaagaggagggcggggagggggccggcggcagggagactgaggcagccAGCTGA
- the GUCA1A gene encoding guanylyl cyclase-activating protein 1 isoform X1 produces MPVKREHTLGTGGWFTRSAGSLWGRPGGLPGEGDRSGGTPAGGVRGVAQPLLGPPGSGLKVQPLLGPLGERAQGGCASLAQDGHIDFMEYVAALSLVLKGKVEQKLRWYFKLYDVDGNGCIDRDELLTIIRAIRAINPCSDSTMSAEEFTDTVFSKIDVNGDGELSLEEFIEGVQKDQMLLDTLTRSLDLTRIVRRLQNGEQEEGGEGAGGRETEAAS; encoded by the exons ATGCCAGTGAAGAGAGAACATACCCTGGGAACGGGGGGTTGGTTCACCAGAAGTGCTGGCAGCCTCTGGGGCAGGCCAGGTGGGCTGCCTGGAGAGGGGGACAGAAGCGGAGGGACCCCAGCAGGAGGAGTGCGGGGCGTGGCTCAGCCTCTCCTGGGGCCTCCGGGGAGCGGGCTCAAGGTTCAGCCTCTCCTGGGGCCTCTGGGGGAGCGGGCTCAAGGCGGTTGCGCCTCTCTCGCCCAGGACGGCCACATCGATTTCATGGAGTACGTGGCTGCGCTCAGCCTGGTCCTCAAAGGGAAGGTAGAACAGAAGCTGCGCTGGTATTTCAAGCTCTACGACGTCGATGGCAACGGATGCATCGACCGCGACGAGCTGCTCACCATCATCCGG GCCATCCGGGCCATTAACCCCTGCAGCGACTCGACCATGAGTGCCGAAGAGTTCACCGATACAGTGTTCTCCAAGATTGATGTCAATGGGGACG GGGAACTCTCCCTGGAGGAGTTCATCGAGGGCGTCCAGAAGGACCAGATGCTCCTGGACACGCTGACACGGAGCCTGGACCTCACCCGCATCGTGCGCAGGCTCCAGAATGGCGAGCaagaggagggcggggagggggccggcggcagggagactgaggcagccAGCTGA
- the GUCA1ANB gene encoding uncharacterized protein 114841037 isoform X1 gives MFTWKVCIPAAPSPQSWPVPGPGRLMELSQPSEDSRRPSVPNQEPKSPSGKKVKSPRPPLSRSWKQARKQTLVAAYVPVVVDPRGHNPDKLRFNFYTSQYSNSLNPFYTLQKPTSGYLYQRDTDHTRKRFDVPPANLALWRS, from the exons ATGTTCACCTGGAAAGTATGCATTCCAGCCGCACCCTCCCCCCAGAGCTGGCCGGTGCCGGGCCCTGGGCGGCTGATGGAGCTTTCTCAGCCCTCTGAG gACTCAAGGAGACCTTCTGTACCCAACCAGGAGCCGAAGTCACCATCGGGCAAAAAAGTGAAGTCTCCACGCCCTCCCCTGTCCCGGTCGTGGAAGCAGGCCCGCAAGCAGACGCTGGTGGCGGCCTACGTGCCAGTGGTGGTAGACCCGAGGGGGCACAACCCGGACAAGCTCAGGTTCAACTTCTACACCTCCCAGTACTCCAACTCCCTGAACCCCTTCTACACCTTGCAGAAGCCGACCTCTGGCTACCTGTACCAAAGGGACACCGACCACACCCGCAAGCGCTTCGACGTGCCTCCTGCCAACCTGGCCTTGTGGCGCTCCTAG
- the GUCA1ANB gene encoding uncharacterized protein 114841037 isoform X2 → MVWGSKDSRRPSVPNQEPKSPSGKKVKSPRPPLSRSWKQARKQTLVAAYVPVVVDPRGHNPDKLRFNFYTSQYSNSLNPFYTLQKPTSGYLYQRDTDHTRKRFDVPPANLALWRS, encoded by the exons ATGGTGTGGGGGTCAAAG gACTCAAGGAGACCTTCTGTACCCAACCAGGAGCCGAAGTCACCATCGGGCAAAAAAGTGAAGTCTCCACGCCCTCCCCTGTCCCGGTCGTGGAAGCAGGCCCGCAAGCAGACGCTGGTGGCGGCCTACGTGCCAGTGGTGGTAGACCCGAGGGGGCACAACCCGGACAAGCTCAGGTTCAACTTCTACACCTCCCAGTACTCCAACTCCCTGAACCCCTTCTACACCTTGCAGAAGCCGACCTCTGGCTACCTGTACCAAAGGGACACCGACCACACCCGCAAGCGCTTCGACGTGCCTCCTGCCAACCTGGCCTTGTGGCGCTCCTAG
- the GUCA1ANB gene encoding uncharacterized protein 114841037 isoform X3, with protein sequence MCQDSRRPSVPNQEPKSPSGKKVKSPRPPLSRSWKQARKQTLVAAYVPVVVDPRGHNPDKLRFNFYTSQYSNSLNPFYTLQKPTSGYLYQRDTDHTRKRFDVPPANLALWRS encoded by the exons ATGTGCCAG gACTCAAGGAGACCTTCTGTACCCAACCAGGAGCCGAAGTCACCATCGGGCAAAAAAGTGAAGTCTCCACGCCCTCCCCTGTCCCGGTCGTGGAAGCAGGCCCGCAAGCAGACGCTGGTGGCGGCCTACGTGCCAGTGGTGGTAGACCCGAGGGGGCACAACCCGGACAAGCTCAGGTTCAACTTCTACACCTCCCAGTACTCCAACTCCCTGAACCCCTTCTACACCTTGCAGAAGCCGACCTCTGGCTACCTGTACCAAAGGGACACCGACCACACCCGCAAGCGCTTCGACGTGCCTCCTGCCAACCTGGCCTTGTGGCGCTCCTAG